From the Musa acuminata AAA Group cultivar baxijiao chromosome BXJ1-2, Cavendish_Baxijiao_AAA, whole genome shotgun sequence genome, one window contains:
- the LOC135612377 gene encoding protein RGF1 INDUCIBLE TRANSCRIPTION FACTOR 1-like: MGRREYVGGGGGMPGWLGGLVEESFFVGCEAHESRRKNEKNIFCLGCCTSICTHCAPAHRSHPLLQVRRYVYNDVVRLDDLEKLVDCCFVQPYTINSAKVVFLKPRPQSRPSKGSSNICLTCDRILQEPFHFCSLSCKVDHVLLRGEDLSSILFRFEDSDFAFSRFESLQVDEDDGPIAANATLEQPAQRKEECLPPSHGGGGGGGGSGSSGTRKSRFFPRIVLSLNNRRKGAPHRSPLS, from the exons ATGGGGAGAAGGGAGTAcgtaggaggagggggaggaatgCCGGGGTGGCTGGGGGGACTGGTGGAGGAGAGCTTCTTTGTGGGTTGCGAGGCCCACGAGAGCAGGAGGAAGAACGAGAAGAACATCTTCTGCCTCGGCTGCTGCACCAGCATCTGCACCCACTGCGCTCCCGCCCACCGCTCCCACCCGCTCCTCCAG GTGCGCCGCTATGTCTACAACGATGTGGTTCGACTGGATGATCTCGAGAAGCTTGTGGACTGTTGCTTTGTGCAG CCTTACACCATCAACAGTGCCAAAGTGGTGTTCCTGAAGCCAAGGCCACAGTCCCGGCCTTCCAAAGGCTCCAGCAACATCTGCTTGACCTGCGACAGAATCCTCCAAGAACCCTTCCACTTCTGCTCCCTCTCTTGCAAG GTGGACCATGTTCTGCTACGTGGGGAGGATCTATCGAGCATCCTGTTCAGGTTCGAAGACTCCGACTTCGCCTTCTCTCGATTCGAGAGTCTCCAGGTGGACGAGGATGACGGTCCGATCGCCGCTAATGCAACCCTGGAACAGCCAGCGCAGAGAAAGGAGGAGTGCTTGCCGCCGAGccacggtggcggcggcggcggcggtggcagcgGCAGCTCAGGAACGAGGAAGAGCAGGTTCTTCCCTCGGATAGTACTGTCCCTGAACAACAGGAGGAAGGGAGCTCCGCATAGATCACCTCTCTCTTAG
- the LOC135597121 gene encoding uncharacterized protein LOC135597121: MPTLGRLLHPSMAMGDTVSGPAQWAQLGGGARPYPSATPAASDSNLTVDGLPAKVTHQQIEGRVGKPVRRRSRATRRAPTTMLNTDTTNFRAMVQQFTGVPSGPYSAEYRPGGVPISNLGGGYSSHEPLNQPTFTSFGHLQHHQYQGQSLQYPQEERQQYRSSDGNIFTAAGGAYRSNNSNDAFLLQGFNNSGTALEVGDDFFFDGTYSQMMPRPTSTDHRAHGYFS, encoded by the coding sequence ATGCCCACCCTCGGCCGCTTACTCCATCCATCGATGGCCATGGGTGACACCGTCTCCGGCCCAGCGCAGTGGGCTCAACTCGGCGGCGGCGCCCGGCCGTACCCCTCGGCCACGCCCGCCGCATCGGACTCGAACCTGACCGTCGATGGGCTGCCGGCCAAGGTCACCCACCAACAGATCGAGGGCCGGGTGGGGAAGCCGGTGAGGCGGCGGTCGAGAGCCACCCGGAGGGCTCCGACCACCATGCTCAACACCGACACCACCAATTTCCGCGCCATGGTCCAGCAATTCACCGGCGTCCCTTCGGGACCGTACTCAGCCGAGTACCGGCCTGGCGGCGTCCCGATCTCCAACCTGGGCGGTGGTTATAGTTCGCATGAGCCACTGAACCAGCCAACCTTCACGTCCTTCGGCCACCTCCAGCATCACCAGTACCAGGGGCAGAGCTTGCAGTACCCACAGGAGGAGCGACAGCAGTATCGGTCATCTGATGGTAACATCTTTACCGCAGCCGGTGGCGCTTATCGTAGCAACAACAGCAACGATGCTTTTCTTCTTCAAGGGTTCAACAACTCCGGCACTGCCTTGGAGGTGGGCGATGACTTTTTCTTTGATGGTACGTACAGCCAAATGATGCCAAGGCCAACCTCCACTGACCACAGGGCTCATGGGTACTTTTCTTGA